A window from Setaria italica strain Yugu1 chromosome VIII, Setaria_italica_v2.0, whole genome shotgun sequence encodes these proteins:
- the LOC101759153 gene encoding probable beta-D-xylosidase 7, with protein sequence MAASSSSIHNRNPGMATLLAALGHLVFVPALAAAGAPPFSCGPSSPSKGLPFCNTKLPAAQRAADLVSRMTPAEKASQLGDIAPGVPRLGVPGYKWWNEALHGVAISGKGIHLDQGAVRAATSFPQVLLTAAAFNDNLWFRIGQATGKEARALYNIGQAEGLTMWSPNVNIFRDPRWGRGQETPGEDPAVASRYAAAFVRGLQGSASNTRAAPPAVLQTSACCKHATAYDLEDWKGVSRYSFKATVTAQDLADTFNPPFQSCVVDGKASCVMCAYTSVNGVPSCANADLLTKTFRSSWGLNGYVAADCDAVAIMKASQFYRPTAEDTVAATLKAGLDIDCGPYIQQYVTSAIQKGKLTQQDVDKAVKNLFTTRMRLGHFDGDPKAGVYGSLGAAHICTAEHKNLALEAALDGIVLLKNGAGVLPLKRGAVASAAVIGHNANDVLALLGNYWGPPCAPTTPLQGIQGYVKNVKFLAGCNSAACNAAATQQAAALASSSDAVILFMGLSQTQESEGKDRTSLLLPGNQQSLITAVANAAKRPVILVLLSGGPVDITFAQSNPKIGAILWAGYPGQAGGLAIAKVLFGEKNPSGKLPVTWYPEEFTKIPMTDMRMRAAGGYPGRSYRFYNGKTVYKFGYGLSYSMFSQRPVTGRKNPAYNTSLVAAAGLTATTEDRASYYVDAIGDEVCEQLKFPAVVKVRNQGPMDGKHTVLVFLRWPNATDGRPARQLVGFQGQHLKVGEKANLRFELSPCEHFSRVRRDGRKVIDKGSHFLKVGRHEVEISFGA encoded by the exons atggccgcctcctcctcctccatccacAACAGAAACCCCGGCATGGCGACGCTACTAGCTGCGCTCGGCCACCTGGTCTTCGTCCCGGCGcttgcggcggccggggcgccgCCATTCTCGTGCggcccgtcgtcgccgtccaAGGGGCTCCCGTTCTGCAACACGAAGCTcccggcggcgcagcgggcggcggaCCTGGTGTCGCGGATGACGCCCGCGGAGAAGGCGTCGCAGCTCGGCGACATCGCGCCGGGGGTGCCGAGGCTGGGCGTTCCGGGGTACAAGTGGTGGAACGAGGCGCTGCACGGGGTGGCCATCTCCGGCAAGGGGATCCACCTCGACCAGggcgccgtccgcgccgccacCAGCTTCCCGCAGGTCCTGCTCACCGCCGCAGCCTTCAACGACAACCTCTGGTTCCGCATCGGCCAG GCCACTGGCAAGGAGGCTCGGGCACTGTACAACATCGGCCAGGCGGAGGGCCTGACCATGTGGTCCCCGAACGTGAACATCTTCCGGGACCCGCGGTGGGGCCGCGGCCAGGAGACCCCCGGCGAGGACCCCGCCGTGGCGAGCCGTTACGCCGCCGCCTTCGTCCGGGGCCTGCAGGGGAGCGCCAGCAAcacgcgggcggcgccgccggccgtgctgCAGACCTCGGCGTGCTGCAAGCACGCCACGGCGTACGACCTCGAGGACTGGAAGGGCGTGTCCCGCTACAGCTTCAAGGCGACGGTGACGGCGCAGGACCTTGCCGACACCTTCAACCCGCCGTTCCAGAGCTGCGTCGTCGACGGCAAGGCCAGCTGCGTCATGTGCGCCTACACCTCCGTCAACGGCGTGCCGTCCTGCGCCAACGCCGACCTGCTCACCAAGACCTTCAGGTCCAGCTGGGGCCTCAACGGCTACGTCGCCGCCGACTGCGACGCCGTGGCCATCATGAAAGCCTCGCAGTTCTACCGCCCCACGGCCGAGGACACTGTCGCCGCCACGCTCAAGGCCG GATTGGACATCGACTGCGGCCCCTACATCCAGCAGTACGTCACGTCGGCGATCCAGAAGGGAAAGCTGACGCAGCAGGACGTGGACAAGGCCGTGAAGAACCTCTTCACCACCCGCATGCGTCTGGGCCACTTCGACGGCGACCCCAAGGCCGGCGTGTACGGCAGCCTCGGCGCCGCCCACATCTGCACGGCGGAGCACAAGAACCTCGCGCTCGAGGCGGCGCTCGACGGCATCGTCCTGCTCAAGAACGGCGCCGGCGTGCTCCCGCTCAAGCGTGGCGCGGTGGCCTCCGCCGCTGTCATCGGCCACAACGCCAACGACGTGCTGGCGCTCCTCGGTAACTACTGGGGCCCACCGTGCGCGCCCACGACGCCGCTCCAGGGGATCCAGGGCTACGTCAAGAACGTCAAGTTCCTCGCCGGCTGCAACTCGGCGGCctgcaacgccgccgccacgcagcaggcggcggcgctggcgagctCGTCGGACGCCGTCATCCTCTTCATGGGGCTGAGCCAGACGCAGGAGAGCGAAGGGAAGGacaggacgagccttctcctccccgGGAACCAGCAGAGCCTTATCACCGCCGTCGCCAACGCGGCGAAGCGGCCGGTGATCCTCGTGCTCCTCTCCGGCGGCCCCGTGGACATCACGTTCGCTCAGTCCAACCCCAAGATCGGCGCCATCCTCTGGGCCGGGTACCCCGGCCAGGCTGGCGGCCTCGCCATCGCCAAGGTCCTCTTCGGCGAGAAGAACCCCAGCGGGAAACTGCCGGTGACTTGGTACCCTGAGGAATTCACCAAGATCCCCATGACGGACATGCGGatgcgcgccgccggcggctatCCCGGCCGGAGCTACCGGTTCTACAACGGCAAAACGGTGTACAAGTTCGGCTACGGCCTCAGCTACTCCATGTTCTCCCAGCGGCCAGTCACCGGCCGCAAGAACCCGGCCTACAACACCAGCCTAGTCGCCGCCGCTGGCCTGACGGCGACGACCGAGGATAGGGCGAGCTACTACGTCGATGCCATCGGTGACGAGGTCTGCGAGCAGCTCAAGTTCCCGGCCGTGGTCAAGGTGAGGAACCAAGGGCCCATGGACGGGAAGCACACGGTGCTCGTGTTCCTCCGGTGGCCGAACGCAACCGACGGTCGACCGGCGAGGCAGCTGGTCGGGTTCCAGGGCCAGCACCTCAAGGTAGGGGAGAAGGCGAACCTGAGGTTTGAGTTGAGCCCGTGCGAGCATTTCAGCAGGGTGAGGAGGGACGGGAGGAAGGTGATCGACAAAGGGTCGCATTTCCTCAAGGTTGGCAGGCATGAGGTGGAGATTAGTTTCGGGGCATGA